The following proteins are encoded in a genomic region of Nitrospira sp.:
- a CDS encoding YdhR family protein, with amino-acid sequence MRYGENFDERTVQKIQKIAESAGALFEGMPGLRSKAFTFNPKAHEATNFYVWDSEETAKAFFTDELIERVTGLYGVRPSVNFVQIATLVENHRR; translated from the coding sequence ATTCGCTACGGAGAGAACTTTGATGAGAGAACGGTGCAGAAGATCCAGAAGATCGCCGAGTCGGCGGGGGCACTATTTGAGGGGATGCCAGGGCTGCGGTCGAAAGCCTTCACGTTCAATCCCAAAGCGCATGAAGCGACTAACTTCTATGTCTGGGACTCCGAGGAAACAGCTAAGGCATTCTTCACCGATGAACTCATCGAGAGAGTAACCGGTCTCTACGGAGTACGCCCGAGCGTCAACTTCGTGCAAATAGCCACGCTGGTGGAAAACCATCGCCGCTGA
- a CDS encoding DUF2269 family protein: MTYSLLRYAHLVGLMLIGSGLIGVWISDMRSRNVRDLIRFAEAVRSIVVFYDGVVVPGAIILFISGAWMTAEVWGGWGFMQHPWLAGMIVLFVLEFVEGNTVTRLYFMRLRRLTGEALNHGGVTPDLTSARQEQVPTFTHFLDIPMLLLIVSLGAIRPNTWTQFIVGAICALAVATALTIWIPRLYPWVPPTYDKPN, from the coding sequence ATGACCTACTCGTTGCTGCGTTATGCCCACTTGGTTGGCTTGATGCTGATCGGGTCTGGGTTGATCGGTGTCTGGATCTCGGATATGCGTTCACGGAACGTGCGCGACCTTATTCGCTTCGCGGAAGCCGTTCGGAGCATCGTGGTCTTCTATGATGGCGTCGTGGTGCCTGGTGCCATCATTCTGTTTATATCAGGCGCGTGGATGACGGCGGAAGTCTGGGGCGGGTGGGGATTCATGCAGCATCCGTGGCTGGCGGGGATGATCGTGCTGTTCGTGCTGGAATTCGTCGAAGGGAACACCGTGACGCGGCTCTACTTCATGCGACTCCGTCGCCTGACGGGTGAGGCGTTGAATCACGGAGGCGTGACGCCGGACCTCACTAGTGCTCGACAAGAGCAGGTGCCGACGTTCACCCATTTCTTGGACATTCCCATGCTCTTGCTCATTGTGTCTCTTGGGGCCATCCGGCCCAACACCTGGACTCAATTTATTGTCGGTGCGATCTGTGCGCTGGCCGTTGCGACGGCACTGACAATCTGGATTCCTCGCCTCTATCCGTGGGTCCCACCGACATACGACAAGCCGAACTAG
- a CDS encoding DUF2844 domain-containing protein produces MGIWVHTTFAAILIHLTATTPAWAVLGQAKVSVELDRAAMGGQVQSTLAQGYSIETITVAGMTVKEYVASDGTVFAVAWRGTGVPNLRLLLGAYFDEYLDALTELQNKKPRIRRPLKLKTANLVVERSGHARNTWGRAFIPSRVPVTVSPKDIQ; encoded by the coding sequence ATGGGGATATGGGTTCATACCACGTTCGCGGCCATTCTGATTCACCTGACTGCTACCACGCCGGCCTGGGCGGTCCTAGGTCAAGCCAAGGTATCCGTTGAACTGGACCGCGCTGCCATGGGCGGACAAGTGCAAAGCACACTTGCTCAGGGGTATTCAATTGAAACCATCACGGTTGCCGGGATGACTGTCAAGGAGTATGTCGCGTCGGACGGTACCGTCTTTGCGGTCGCCTGGAGAGGGACCGGGGTTCCGAATCTCCGCCTCCTCCTCGGCGCATATTTCGACGAGTATTTGGACGCACTCACGGAGCTGCAGAATAAGAAACCTCGAATCCGAAGGCCCCTGAAGTTGAAAACCGCCAATTTGGTCGTTGAGCGAAGCGGACACGCGCGAAATACGTGGGGACGGGCCTTCATTCCATCTCGAGTACCGGTTACGGTTTCGCCGAAGGACATTCAATAA
- a CDS encoding DUF3443 domain-containing protein — translation MTYRAVVIACLWLVSACGSGGGNGGAGSPSPNVLTMTVGGSGVCANANVNRACTQITICQPGTSACQTISDILVDTGSIGVRIFGSVLSSSLQPELESQGHPIGECVSFVDGSALWGPVQLADVVLAGEPAVTVPIHVIAPTFAGQSSSQNPCNAVADSDPVIAGFNGILGIGLFTHDCGITCEINDNNNRYFSCVASTCGSVAAPLSTQVQNPVWLLPSDKNGVILTLPNVPATGAPALSGSVILGIGTASNNSPPPGISTFSTDPSGSLTTVYNGTTFPQSIIDTGSNGYFFPDSTLPLCLMPVQDFYCPLATASLSATLFGVNARQATVPFQVANAANLLQTGNTVFNNLGGPSSSSTFDWGLPFFLGRVVFVGIEGQLSTLGTGPFYAF, via the coding sequence ATGACGTATCGTGCGGTCGTCATCGCCTGCCTGTGGCTTGTGAGCGCATGCGGCTCTGGTGGTGGAAACGGAGGCGCCGGTTCACCGTCACCCAATGTGCTGACGATGACAGTTGGTGGTTCAGGCGTCTGCGCGAACGCGAATGTCAATCGAGCCTGTACTCAAATAACCATTTGTCAGCCAGGCACTTCCGCTTGTCAAACGATCTCCGACATCTTGGTCGATACAGGGTCCATCGGGGTTCGTATCTTTGGCTCCGTACTCTCATCCTCGCTACAGCCGGAACTCGAGTCGCAAGGACATCCGATCGGTGAGTGCGTATCGTTTGTCGATGGCAGCGCTCTTTGGGGCCCCGTTCAACTCGCGGACGTGGTGCTGGCAGGCGAGCCGGCCGTAACCGTGCCCATTCATGTTATTGCCCCCACCTTTGCCGGGCAGTCCTCCTCCCAAAATCCATGTAACGCTGTGGCCGACTCCGATCCAGTCATAGCGGGTTTTAACGGCATTCTCGGTATCGGGTTGTTCACGCACGATTGCGGCATTACCTGCGAGATCAACGACAACAATAATCGGTATTTTTCCTGTGTCGCTTCTACATGCGGAAGTGTCGCGGCACCCCTGTCCACTCAAGTGCAGAATCCGGTGTGGCTGCTTCCATCCGATAAGAACGGCGTGATCCTGACGCTTCCGAACGTACCTGCAACGGGCGCTCCAGCGCTCTCCGGTTCCGTCATTCTCGGGATCGGTACAGCGTCGAATAATTCCCCGCCGCCCGGCATCTCGACCTTTTCAACTGATCCAAGCGGATCCCTCACTACCGTCTACAATGGGACAACCTTCCCGCAGAGCATTATTGACACCGGCTCTAACGGCTACTTTTTCCCTGATTCGACTCTTCCGCTTTGCCTCATGCCGGTGCAAGATTTTTACTGTCCCTTGGCTACTGCCAGCTTGTCGGCCACGCTTTTCGGCGTCAACGCTCGTCAAGCGACCGTCCCCTTTCAGGTTGCTAATGCGGCTAACCTCCTGCAAACGGGCAACACGGTCTTCAATAATTTAGGCGGACCATCTTCATCTTCTACCTTCGACTGGGGATTGCCTTTCTTTCTTGGACGTGTCGTTTTTGTCGGGATCGAAGGACAGCTCTCAACCCTCGGAACCGGCCCATTTTATGCCTTCTGA
- a CDS encoding class I SAM-dependent methyltransferase, translating into MTTDYNVIAEQYKQCKEHPWRSRIETYSIMKRLGNLEGKKVLDVACGEGFYTRKLQQCGAGDVVGIDLSEVMIRLALDQESRHPLSITYRVEDACTESARQEFDLAVSAWLLVYARNRAELLSMCRGLASRLKPGGRFVTFTGNPNLYSFRNADYRKYGFSITLTDRAYEGAPIIWTVYLGDSSFEIENYYLPMKAYETAFIEAGFHDFEVHLPEVSPHPQGVDDGAFWSDYLAHPPAVLIECVKK; encoded by the coding sequence ATGACAACTGATTACAACGTGATTGCAGAGCAGTATAAGCAATGTAAAGAGCATCCGTGGCGTTCGCGGATCGAGACGTATTCCATAATGAAGCGCCTCGGGAATCTTGAAGGGAAGAAAGTCCTTGATGTCGCCTGTGGTGAAGGTTTCTACACACGCAAACTCCAGCAATGCGGTGCGGGCGACGTCGTAGGCATTGATCTCTCCGAGGTCATGATCCGTCTAGCCCTCGATCAGGAGTCGCGTCATCCGTTGAGTATTACATACCGCGTCGAAGACGCTTGTACAGAAAGCGCTCGGCAGGAGTTCGATCTAGCGGTGTCGGCCTGGCTCTTGGTCTACGCACGTAACCGAGCCGAGCTCTTGTCCATGTGTCGGGGGCTAGCGAGCCGTTTGAAGCCCGGGGGACGGTTCGTCACCTTCACAGGGAATCCCAATCTCTACTCCTTCAGAAATGCCGACTACCGGAAGTATGGTTTCAGTATTACGCTCACAGACCGCGCATACGAAGGAGCTCCAATCATCTGGACGGTCTATCTCGGCGACTCCTCATTCGAGATCGAGAATTACTACTTACCCATGAAGGCGTACGAGACCGCGTTTATTGAGGCAGGATTCCACGATTTTGAGGTTCATTTGCCGGAGGTCTCTCCACATCCGCAGGGTGTGGATGATGGGGCATTCTGGTCGGATTACCTCGCTCACCCTCCTGCCGTGCTGATCGAATGTGTGAAAAAGTAG
- a CDS encoding DUF4382 domain-containing protein yields the protein MNTLQNCFNSFRAVMTLLLALLIVGCDNSGGSGTGTGTLGVSLTDAPACGFDAVNVTVSKVRVHQSGSATDHTPGWTDITLNSPRKINLLDLNDPTQPNLALDSLGDTPLEAGHYTQLRLVLVPNSNNPHSPLSNSVVLSGTTTEIALDTPSGIQTGIKLNHQFDVGSGQRVDLVLDFDACKSVVTRSNGTYALKPVIKVIPIVLNGIQGFVDTSLLASNVVVSAQANAEIVRATMPNTATGEFFLARLGASAYPAKYDVVITADGHAIAVIAAIPVASSTSITTISTSVVPFTLQTSTSQSLNGTVTLNPVDDGGTVLVAAKQTLNPGPAVTVKSLVATLITGNPIGNYSYALTLPVVAPSLGQYSTTLPITLTAAAQSAVAGVYTAEGSAQTDTTPYTIQTPSPSTVSIPATQNFTLTP from the coding sequence ATGAACACATTACAGAACTGCTTCAATTCATTTAGAGCAGTGATGACACTACTGCTCGCTCTTCTTATTGTCGGATGCGATAACAGCGGTGGTAGCGGTACCGGTACTGGTACCTTGGGTGTTTCACTAACCGACGCACCGGCCTGCGGGTTTGATGCGGTGAATGTTACCGTAAGCAAGGTCCGGGTGCACCAAAGCGGCTCTGCAACCGACCATACTCCAGGGTGGACTGACATCACGCTTAACTCTCCTCGGAAGATCAATCTGCTCGACCTCAACGACCCGACGCAGCCTAATCTCGCGCTCGACAGCCTTGGCGACACGCCGCTGGAGGCAGGCCATTACACGCAACTGCGCCTGGTGTTGGTACCGAACAGTAATAATCCCCATTCGCCCCTCTCCAATTCTGTTGTCCTTTCAGGCACAACCACTGAGATCGCACTTGATACGCCCAGCGGAATACAAACGGGAATTAAGTTAAACCACCAGTTCGACGTGGGTTCCGGGCAACGTGTTGATCTAGTACTGGACTTTGATGCCTGCAAATCCGTTGTGACGCGCAGCAATGGCACGTACGCACTCAAGCCGGTTATCAAGGTCATTCCCATTGTGCTGAATGGCATCCAAGGTTTTGTCGATACATCGCTGCTTGCCAGCAATGTCGTCGTGTCAGCCCAGGCGAATGCTGAAATCGTTCGTGCGACGATGCCGAACACGGCGACCGGCGAATTCTTTCTCGCCCGTCTTGGTGCGTCGGCATACCCGGCAAAATACGACGTTGTGATCACCGCAGACGGTCATGCGATAGCGGTCATAGCTGCAATACCGGTTGCGAGCAGTACTAGTATCACAACAATCAGCACCAGTGTTGTGCCCTTTACGTTGCAAACCTCCACATCGCAGAGCCTTAACGGCACGGTGACATTGAACCCAGTGGACGATGGCGGGACCGTCCTTGTGGCAGCGAAGCAAACGTTGAATCCCGGTCCAGCCGTGACGGTGAAATCGCTGGTCGCCACTCTTATAACCGGCAACCCAATCGGCAACTACTCGTATGCTCTGACCCTGCCCGTTGTCGCACCATCACTCGGCCAATACAGCACCACTCTCCCCATTACCCTTACCGCCGCTGCGCAATCCGCGGTTGCAGGTGTTTATACTGCCGAGGGCTCCGCGCAGACCGATACAACGCCTTACACAATCCAGACCCCATCGCCTTCAACCGTGAGTATTCCCGCCACACAGAACTTTACCTTGACACCATAA
- a CDS encoding HupE/UreJ family protein produces MHTLFVVIAWLLLSPPAWAHKPSDSYLSLAVQNDHVEGQWDIALRDLDNAIGLDSDGNGEITWGEVRSRHDEIVSYALSRLVLSADKQTCKTQVLEQLIDHHTDGAYSVLRFRSDCGGHIERLRVDYRLLFDIDAQHKGLLRLTQGGQTSAAIFSRESPTQEFSIAERSHWNENIQFIREGTWHIWLGFDHVLFLLALLLPAVLIRAEGRWQAAGEFSSVCWNVVSIVTAFTAAHSLTLSLAALDIVRLPSRLVESTIAASVVLAGLGNLYPMMISRRWLVAFGFGLIHGFGFAAVLTDLGLPHDSLLLSLVSFNVGVEIGQLVIVATFLPLAYLIRRTWSYPRLVLTGGSLAVIAIALIWFTERAFDLQLFPL; encoded by the coding sequence ATGCATACCTTGTTCGTCGTCATTGCCTGGCTTCTACTCAGTCCTCCCGCTTGGGCCCATAAGCCCAGCGACAGCTATCTTTCCCTGGCTGTTCAGAACGATCACGTTGAGGGGCAATGGGACATCGCCTTGCGTGATCTCGACAACGCGATCGGATTGGATAGCGATGGAAACGGCGAAATCACCTGGGGAGAAGTCCGGAGCAGGCATGACGAGATCGTTTCCTACGCGCTTTCTCGTCTCGTCTTATCGGCTGATAAGCAAACGTGTAAGACTCAGGTGCTGGAGCAACTCATCGATCACCACACAGACGGAGCTTACTCAGTCCTGCGTTTCCGTTCCGATTGTGGCGGGCATATTGAACGACTCCGCGTGGACTACCGACTCTTGTTCGATATCGACGCACAACATAAGGGGCTCTTGCGTCTAACCCAAGGAGGACAAACCAGCGCCGCCATTTTCAGCCGGGAATCCCCGACCCAGGAATTCTCGATCGCCGAACGGTCACACTGGAACGAAAACATCCAATTCATTCGCGAGGGCACCTGGCACATCTGGCTGGGGTTTGACCATGTCCTGTTCCTACTTGCTCTCTTGCTTCCTGCTGTCTTGATCCGGGCGGAAGGTCGTTGGCAAGCGGCGGGGGAATTTTCATCGGTGTGCTGGAACGTCGTCAGCATCGTCACGGCCTTTACTGCGGCCCATTCTCTGACGCTGAGTTTAGCCGCCCTGGATATCGTCAGGCTACCGTCTCGATTGGTGGAATCGACCATCGCCGCTTCAGTTGTGCTTGCAGGACTCGGCAATTTGTATCCAATGATGATAAGTCGGCGTTGGCTGGTGGCTTTTGGCTTCGGCCTGATTCATGGATTTGGATTTGCCGCGGTCCTAACGGACCTCGGCCTGCCTCATGACTCATTGTTGCTGAGCTTGGTCAGCTTCAACGTCGGAGTGGAAATCGGCCAACTCGTCATCGTCGCCACATTCCTACCACTGGCCTATCTGATCCGCCGAACCTGGTCTTACCCCAGATTGGTGCTCACCGGCGGGTCTCTGGCGGTGATCGCCATCGCACTCATCTGGTTCACCGAACGGGCCTTCGATCTTCAGTTGTTTCCTCTATAA
- a CDS encoding DUF4331 domain-containing protein, producing MFARIRSLILTVLTLGMAAPVFAASHREAPMIANDPTADITDFYFFRSWEDSDKAILIMNVIPSQEPGSGPNYFNFADDVLYEIHIDNNRNNIAGDIVYQIRFKTEIRPPGNVFPLAYVALPPITALTGGGSEGLLVRQSYTVTERRYGQSPRDLGTGPMFAVPSNVGPRTIPKYEDLAAKGIYPLKNGGRVLAGQRDETFYIDLGGTFDTLNLHISPILSDADDANDAVIVGAPGSGNADTFSGFNVNTIALEIPISELIGPNGNKVLGAYATTSRPKVSVIKKNGDRDNSTRFVQVARMGNPLVNELIIATNMKDRWNATDAEDENDFVSFYCNSALATALNTVFGTGFPTTNREDLVNALLRYAPGPPACGSGKTNETLAELLRVDLDVPPTQAAGQKRLGPLAHNASGNATPDRAGWPNGRRPNDDVTDVALRVVAGILTNPAVPNLGDGVNFNIGAVGSNKTVNGIATVFPFLPTPFDGRDRRHIDPREPLP from the coding sequence ATGTTTGCTCGAATTCGATCACTTATCCTGACCGTGCTGACACTGGGTATGGCGGCGCCGGTCTTTGCAGCCAGCCATCGCGAAGCCCCGATGATCGCGAATGATCCGACAGCCGATATTACCGACTTTTATTTCTTCCGCAGCTGGGAAGATTCCGATAAAGCGATCCTGATCATGAATGTGATTCCGAGTCAGGAGCCAGGGTCAGGCCCCAACTATTTCAACTTCGCGGACGACGTGCTGTACGAAATTCATATCGACAACAATAGAAATAACATCGCAGGAGACATTGTTTATCAAATCCGGTTCAAGACTGAGATCAGACCTCCAGGGAACGTGTTCCCATTAGCCTATGTCGCATTGCCCCCGATCACGGCCCTGACTGGTGGCGGATCGGAAGGCCTGCTTGTGCGGCAAAGCTATACCGTCACGGAACGGCGCTACGGTCAATCACCGCGTGATCTCGGCACCGGTCCCATGTTCGCCGTACCGTCGAATGTCGGCCCACGTACGATACCAAAGTACGAAGATCTGGCAGCCAAGGGGATCTACCCATTGAAGAACGGAGGGAGAGTCCTCGCGGGTCAGCGGGATGAGACCTTCTACATCGACTTGGGGGGAACGTTCGACACGTTGAATCTACATATCTCCCCGATCCTTTCGGATGCAGACGATGCCAACGATGCCGTCATCGTCGGAGCGCCGGGCTCCGGGAACGCCGATACGTTCAGCGGTTTCAACGTCAACACCATTGCGTTGGAAATTCCCATCAGCGAGCTCATCGGCCCGAACGGCAATAAGGTGCTCGGCGCCTATGCCACCACGAGCCGACCGAAAGTCAGCGTCATTAAGAAAAACGGCGACCGTGACAACAGCACTCGCTTCGTACAGGTGGCGCGTATGGGGAACCCGCTCGTGAATGAGTTAATCATCGCGACGAATATGAAGGACAGGTGGAACGCCACCGATGCGGAAGACGAGAACGATTTTGTCTCGTTCTACTGTAACTCCGCGCTTGCAACAGCGCTCAATACGGTGTTCGGCACCGGATTCCCGACGACCAATCGTGAGGATCTCGTGAATGCCTTGCTTCGGTACGCTCCGGGACCACCGGCCTGCGGCTCCGGTAAAACCAACGAAACGCTGGCCGAGCTCCTGCGAGTCGACTTGGACGTCCCACCGACCCAGGCTGCCGGTCAGAAGCGACTGGGTCCGCTCGCCCATAACGCGAGCGGCAACGCCACACCGGATCGAGCAGGCTGGCCGAATGGTCGGAGGCCGAACGACGATGTCACAGATGTGGCGTTGCGCGTCGTGGCAGGAATCCTGACGAACCCCGCCGTGCCGAACCTTGGGGACGGCGTGAACTTCAACATCGGTGCAGTCGGCAGCAACAAGACAGTCAACGGGATTGCCACGGTGTTTCCGTTCCTTCCGACGCCGTTCGACGGACGGGACCGTCGGCATATCGATCCAAGAGAGCCACTTCCATAG
- a CDS encoding sigma-70 family RNA polymerase sigma factor, whose product MLVMSGEATKPAQDQEWAQLIALIAQGDQAALASFYDRTSPQVFGFIYKILNNREAAEEVTLDVYTQVWRQAHTYDQTRGAPGAWLMTLARTRAIDRFRAGAAEHGRIESLETVELFASDDDTPEQDVEGQERRRYVQEALAALTAEQRQAIALAYFYGLSQSEIAEKLQLPLGTVKTRIRLGMIKLREALAPYEDGLAL is encoded by the coding sequence ATGTTGGTCATGTCAGGGGAAGCCACCAAACCGGCCCAAGACCAAGAATGGGCGCAACTGATTGCATTGATCGCGCAGGGCGATCAGGCCGCGCTCGCCTCATTCTACGATCGGACCAGTCCCCAGGTATTCGGCTTTATCTACAAGATTCTCAACAATCGTGAAGCAGCCGAAGAAGTTACATTAGACGTCTACACCCAAGTGTGGCGCCAGGCCCATACCTATGACCAGACAAGAGGGGCGCCGGGGGCTTGGCTGATGACCTTGGCACGTACAAGGGCGATCGACCGGTTTCGCGCCGGGGCGGCCGAACATGGACGTATCGAATCGTTGGAAACCGTCGAACTATTTGCCAGCGACGACGACACGCCGGAACAGGATGTCGAAGGCCAAGAGCGTCGACGGTATGTACAAGAGGCATTGGCGGCACTGACGGCAGAGCAGCGGCAAGCGATCGCACTGGCCTATTTCTATGGCTTAAGTCAAAGTGAAATCGCGGAAAAGCTGCAGCTGCCTCTCGGTACGGTGAAGACGAGAATCAGATTGGGTATGATTAAATTGCGCGAAGCGCTCGCGCCCTATGAGGATGGTTTGGCGTTGTGA
- a CDS encoding cupin domain-containing protein has protein sequence MTEKLPEELEEQAMLHALGVLDPEDRQAFMVRLQGESDLLRQAVKAYHATTGALADAVAPVSPSATLRERLVVRIAMEAAQELEQFERTANTLALGSAPVRPSDSLRDRLMSRIERHSDVRLVLEESMHVQKETSVSTGDGRLDESRMRPPQDSGLLFSWLRSCWTAGSNFMRTLVIRLVTSERVRYWKAKIAFQQPTKGLTFIRASEGAWRGIAPGVMAKLLSFDPTSRRATTLLRFAPGTSYAPHRHTAVEELYVLDGGCRIAGREMTVGDYHRAEAGTVHYDTSTDDGCLLLVISSPQNELLQ, from the coding sequence GTGACTGAAAAGTTGCCGGAAGAATTGGAAGAGCAGGCGATGCTCCATGCCCTCGGGGTTTTGGATCCTGAGGATCGTCAGGCCTTTATGGTCAGACTCCAGGGAGAGTCGGATCTCTTGAGACAAGCGGTGAAGGCCTATCACGCGACCACTGGCGCTTTGGCCGATGCTGTGGCTCCGGTTTCGCCTTCCGCGACCCTTCGCGAACGGCTTGTCGTCCGGATTGCGATGGAAGCTGCTCAGGAACTCGAACAGTTTGAGCGAACCGCCAATACACTGGCCCTCGGTTCCGCTCCTGTAAGGCCGTCGGATTCCCTACGCGACCGGCTCATGTCCCGCATCGAAAGACATTCGGATGTCCGGCTTGTACTCGAAGAGTCGATGCATGTCCAGAAGGAAACATCTGTTTCAACAGGCGATGGGAGATTGGATGAGAGTAGGATGCGTCCTCCTCAAGACTCCGGTCTCCTGTTCTCTTGGCTACGATCTTGTTGGACAGCCGGTTCAAACTTCATGCGGACTCTTGTCATTCGCCTCGTGACCTCTGAGCGGGTTAGGTATTGGAAAGCCAAGATCGCGTTTCAACAGCCGACGAAGGGGCTCACCTTCATCAGGGCGTCGGAGGGAGCCTGGCGGGGAATCGCTCCGGGAGTGATGGCCAAGTTGCTCTCCTTCGATCCGACTTCCCGAAGGGCCACCACCCTCCTCCGTTTTGCACCCGGCACCAGCTATGCCCCGCATCGTCACACCGCAGTGGAAGAGCTCTATGTCCTCGACGGCGGATGCAGGATCGCCGGTCGTGAGATGACGGTAGGGGACTATCATCGCGCCGAAGCCGGCACGGTACACTATGACACCTCGACCGATGACGGATGTCTGCTGCTCGTGATTTCCTCTCCCCAGAACGAGCTGTTGCAATAG
- the nikR gene encoding nickel-responsive transcriptional regulator NikR gives MKKLVRFGVSLDHHLLDAFDRHIERRKYTNRSEALRDLIRNNLVGQEWDENKETVGTITFVYDHHVRDLTSKLTDIQHDYHAQILSGMHVHLDHDHCLEVLVVKGKGSEIRKVADALVSVKGVKHGKLTTTTTGKGLS, from the coding sequence ATGAAAAAATTGGTGCGTTTCGGCGTTTCGCTCGATCATCATTTGCTGGACGCCTTCGATCGCCATATCGAACGGCGGAAATACACCAACCGATCGGAAGCCTTACGCGATCTGATCCGCAACAATTTAGTCGGTCAAGAATGGGATGAGAATAAGGAAACGGTCGGCACCATCACGTTCGTGTATGACCATCACGTGCGGGACCTGACAAGCAAGTTGACGGACATTCAGCATGACTACCATGCACAAATATTGTCCGGTATGCATGTGCATCTCGATCATGACCATTGTCTTGAAGTGTTGGTGGTAAAGGGTAAGGGTTCTGAAATTCGCAAGGTGGCCGACGCGTTGGTCAGTGTGAAGGGCGTCAAGCACGGCAAGCTCACGACGACGACGACGGGCAAAGGGCTCAGCTGA
- a CDS encoding energy transducer TonB has protein sequence MIGTLEHRLFAQAWAISVTLHGIVVILAMLLVFQMKSLPVQDIFQWNVSLVEMVQVQSVEPGAQAAGLPEPAPQAVVRPKQPVTTTSQVVPTRKPNPGLTERQQRLVETTSIMERSPAQTPPAAVQQHQEAVAQMDATPVKEVTKFEEAQHVEPVSNPIAHDEPPSRVDTSTPVRHVSPDGDKPPMVERTESVQMAAVPKESAMSQASPEPPQPVPGTVQQAPAGRADYGWLIESVSKRLAELKRYPTSARSNGLEGKVLLRAVIRADGQLAEVTVQKSSGYEELDMAAMETIREASPLHLRHELGRAQIAITVPLVYSLAR, from the coding sequence GTGATTGGGACGCTCGAACATCGGCTGTTCGCTCAGGCTTGGGCGATATCGGTCACTCTGCACGGAATTGTGGTGATCCTCGCGATGCTGTTGGTATTCCAGATGAAATCGCTGCCGGTGCAGGACATCTTTCAATGGAACGTATCGTTAGTTGAGATGGTCCAAGTGCAGTCAGTCGAACCGGGAGCTCAGGCTGCAGGGCTGCCTGAACCAGCGCCGCAAGCCGTGGTCCGGCCAAAGCAGCCCGTGACCACGACTTCTCAGGTCGTGCCGACCAGGAAACCGAATCCTGGTCTCACCGAAAGACAGCAGCGACTCGTTGAAACGACGTCAATAATGGAGCGGTCGCCGGCTCAGACGCCGCCTGCTGCGGTCCAGCAGCATCAAGAAGCTGTCGCCCAGATGGATGCGACCCCGGTCAAGGAGGTCACCAAGTTTGAGGAGGCGCAGCACGTCGAGCCGGTGTCCAATCCTATAGCTCATGACGAGCCACCCAGCCGCGTCGATACCAGCACACCGGTTCGGCATGTATCCCCGGACGGCGACAAGCCGCCGATGGTTGAGCGGACAGAATCGGTACAAATGGCTGCTGTCCCCAAAGAATCAGCGATGTCTCAAGCTTCTCCTGAGCCGCCTCAGCCTGTGCCCGGAACGGTTCAACAAGCGCCTGCAGGCCGCGCCGACTATGGTTGGTTGATTGAATCGGTCAGCAAGCGGCTGGCGGAATTAAAACGCTATCCGACATCGGCCCGCAGTAACGGCCTGGAAGGCAAGGTGCTCCTGCGCGCGGTGATTCGCGCAGATGGGCAGTTGGCCGAAGTGACGGTACAGAAGAGCTCAGGTTATGAGGAATTGGATATGGCCGCCATGGAAACCATACGCGAAGCAAGTCCCCTGCATTTGCGGCATGAATTGGGGCGAGCTCAAATTGCCATCACGGTCCCGCTTGTCTACTCGCTCGCCCGGTGA
- a CDS encoding DUF3842 family protein — translation MSRTASQQYGDECAGILMKPQICVIDGRGGGLGGRLVTGLNLQLGKVCDIIGLGTNTVAAEVMKAAGATRVEVGIEAIVAVVPSAEVILGTLNLVLPGAMLGEITPELVAAVLSSKAKKVLLPVNRAHMEIVGTEDHSLEVLITRSLSRVRRFVSLSR, via the coding sequence ATGAGTAGAACAGCATCCCAACAGTATGGCGATGAATGCGCCGGCATCCTCATGAAGCCGCAAATTTGCGTCATAGATGGTCGGGGTGGGGGATTGGGCGGTCGTCTCGTGACTGGACTCAATCTCCAACTAGGGAAGGTCTGCGACATCATCGGCTTAGGAACGAATACCGTCGCAGCCGAAGTCATGAAAGCAGCAGGAGCCACGAGGGTCGAAGTGGGCATCGAAGCGATCGTCGCAGTCGTTCCGTCGGCCGAGGTGATTCTCGGAACCCTCAACCTGGTTCTGCCGGGGGCGATGCTGGGAGAGATCACGCCGGAGCTCGTGGCTGCCGTGTTGTCGTCCAAGGCCAAGAAGGTCTTGCTGCCGGTAAATCGCGCCCACATGGAAATCGTGGGAACCGAGGATCATTCACTCGAGGTGCTGATCACACGGTCCCTCTCGCGGGTCCGTCGTTTCGTCAGCCTGTCTCGATAG